TCTGCCTCCGCGGCAAAGCCGCCTTTTGCCTTGGCAATCTTGGCGGCCTTGCTTGCCGCCGCTATCACGGACGGCTCCTCTATCGCCATCGGCACGAGTCGCTCTATTCCGTTTATCACAAAGTTGGTCGCTATCCCAAGCGGGATGGACATTGTGCCGACCGCGTTTTCAACCATCCTGTTTGCGCTTTCAAACGCAAGGGGCTGGCCAAACGACGCTGCTTCCTCGCCTGTCAGCCCTGCCGACTCTATTAGAAACGCAAGCCGCTCCTCGCGGTCCATCTCGTAGAATTTCTTCTTTTCCTTGCTCACGGCAGCTAGCCTACAGCCCTGTCACCCTTAAAATCTTGTCATATCATTGCCGCTGAATGCGTAAAATCGCGGTAAAAGTCGGCGTATGTCGAAATATTTTCCTGCTGCCGTACAGGGAGCGAAAATACGCTATAGTAGACTAGCAAGCCTGTCGATGGCAATAATCCTCTGCAAATATAATCAACGACTTATCTCGCGCCTTTTCTCCTTTCCCGCGTGTCATAGATCACGGTATCTCCGACTTTGCGGTAAACCAGGACCCCTTGCAATTCCTTGCCGCAGCCGCAGGGCAGCGTCTTTACGTCATGGATATTCCGGTATCCGCAGTTGCCGCAATGAAATGAATAAAGCTCCTTCACCGGCCCGGCACTACTATTGCTGGCAAAATCATTTCCAATGTCCCTTCTGAGCTTGTTGTAGCGGTCGTCTATGCGTGACATCGAGTCCTCTTTCTAGGTGCTAGTGGCGTTCTTGCCAGACATTAATGCTGCTGCCAGGTGTTTGGCATCGGTACTGACATTCTAGGCGGCTCGTAGAACCAAGAATTTATGCGAGTGAGCACATATACTGATGATCGGCTGAATGGTGAGGTACCCAGAACCGGCCTTCTGCAACAACTGCAGGATGGGATTTGAGGAAGGTGCCATGACCGTATGTCCGCATTGCCGGTACAGCTATTGCAAGGCCTGCTATCCTGAACACCACAGGATGGAAAAAATGGTTCCCCTATTAGCCAATCCAACGATTCCTCGAAAAACAAGCCGAGCGACAACGACGACAATAACAGATAGCGGCTTTACGGTCAATCACAACCCGGTCCAAACACCGCCGATCCCGAGACTGCGCGATACTCAGGGAACGCCGACGCCTGCGGCTGCAAACCCGTTCATTTTCAAAAGGGGGACAGGCAGGCCAGACGAGCCGCCAGAGGCGGCAGGCGCTCCAAACAGGCCAAAGGAGACGCTAATAATGATACATGCAAAGTAGTGGTAGCAGAGGTTTGGCTATATCCATCTCTCGGGGTTCCTGTATGGTATGCGGAGAGTCTTGTCATCGCCACCTGTCATAAAATAATGGAAAGTTCTTCGTTATATGTTATTCATGAAATATTTTATATTAATATTCTATATTTTTCATGAAACCTTTTTAATCCTTCCAAGACTTGCACACCGTCAATGAACAGGAAAACAACGATCTTTGCCACCGCAGGCACAGCCGCCATTCTGGCAGCGGCCGTGCTGGCTTTTACGACGGCGACAGCGACAAGCCAGGCAGCCTTTGCGGCCAACGTAAACATCGACATAGTGCCGGGAGCGGAAATCAAGACCAGCGATGCATTTTCTCCGAGCTCCCCGGAGGTCCACGTAGGCGAGACGGTGACATGGACAAACAAGGACACCTCTTCGCATACGGTGACGTCCGGCTCGGACGGCAAACCCGACGGCAAGTTCGGGGTCAAGGCAGACGGAACCCCTGAAATCATAGAGCCAAACAAGACGCAGGAATTCAAGCCAACAACGCCGGGAGACTATTCGTACTACTGCGCGCTCCATCCTGCAATGGTTGGAAAACTTACGGTAGAGCCAGCCGGCGTCAGTTAAGAAGAAGAGGAAGAGGAGTCAACGAAAGAACACACCACGACATAACGCGAGGCACTCCATCACAGCGGGCATGCAGCATAGCAAAAAAAGCCCTATGTTTTTTTCTTTCTTGCCTAATTTTTTGCGGGTCGTATGCCAGAGGACTCTAAAAACGGCAGTCGCGGCAAGAGGCATCAAAAAGATCAGACAAGATCTTCCTTCTGACGTGCTTTCTCCGTCACAGGGCGGGCCTGTTATTTTACGAACAAGGCAAAAAATTCTAGAAAAGAGTTTGCTAAAGAAGCCGTCGAAGGCATGTGTGTGTGAGAATCTACTTTCAAGGCGCCTGTATGTGGAGGATCTTGTCGTCGCCGGGGTTGGGTATGGCCCTGCCGTCGCGGTTTGAAGTCAGCACGTACAGCGTGCCGTCGGGCGCCTCCACCACGTCGCGTATCCTGCCGTAGCTTGTCAGGACGTTTATGGCGGTGTTGTCAGAAAGGTCCACCTTGCGCAGCTGCATCGCCTTGAGCGACGCGACCAGCAGGTCGCCCTCGTAGCCCAGCTTGTCAGAGTGCGCGACTGCCATGCCTGCCGGCGCTATGGCAGGGTTGAAGCACGCCACCGGCTTTTCAAACCTCGTCGCGTCGCACTGCTCTATGGGCCAGCCATAGTTTTCGCCCGGCTTTATCAGGTTGATCTCGTCGTTGCCCGACTCGCCGTGGTCCGTCGCGTACATCCTGCTGCCCTGCGCGTCCCACGCGAGGCCCTGCACGTTCCTGTGGCCGTACGAGTAGACCGGCGAGCCGGCAAACGGGTTGTCGTCCGGGATGGAGCCGTCCGGGTTTATGCGCAGTATCTTGCCTGCAAGCGAGCCGGCGTCCTGCGCAAGCTCGGGCTGCTTGGCGTCGCCTGTTGCTATATACAATTTGCCGTCGGGCCCGAACCTTATCCTGCCGCCGTCGTTCCTGTCAGAAGCGGGTATGCCGTCAAGCACGACCCTGGAATCGATAATCTTGCTGTCCTTTTCAGTCAGCATCACTACCTTGTTAAAGACGGCGGTGCCGTTCGTGTACGTCTGGTAGATGTAGAGCAGGTGGTTCTGCATAAAGCCGGGGTGGAGTGCAAGCCCGAGCAGCCCTGCCTCGCCTTCCTGCGCCACGTTGATGTATGCCGCAGGGTCTGAAAGGAGCGTGCCGTTTGCCGCCACGACGCGTATCGCCCCCGACCTTTCGGTGAAGAACAGCCGGCCGTCCTGCGCCACGTCGATAGCCCAGGGGACGTCGAGGTTCTCTGCCACCACCTTTATGCCGGAGCTGATGCCGCCTGTGCTGTTGCCGCTGCTGCCGCCAGTCGAGGGCTCGGGGATGGGGATGGTAGTCGACGAGGGCGCAAAAAATATGGTGGCCACCGAAGCGACTATGATTGCCACCGCCGCGACAAGCGCCAGCCTCCTGTCCCGCTCCATACGCTATCATGGAGGGGTTGGATGGAGAAGGCTTAAAATGTAATCCCTCGTCTTTACAATAAACAATGAAAGTTTCTGACATCATGGTTGCAGACGTTGCAAGCGCCGCCTCGGAAGACCCGGTCGCCAAGGCGTTCAGCGTCATGATTGACAGGTCGATTAACCAGCTGCCACTCGTCGACGAGGGCGGCCGGTATGCCGGCATGGTGTTTGCCAAGCACCTCCTTTCTTCAGGCGCCCCGCCCACGTCAAAGCTAAAGAGCTATGCGGTAAAGACGCAGGCGCTAAGCCCCGACGAGGACGTCGAAAAGGCGGCCAGGATGGTGCTTGGAAGCGGCAACAGGGCGCTTCCGGTCGTGGAAAACAACGGCAGGCTCGCAGGGATTGTCAGCGAGACCGACATCGCCCAGACTGCAGACTTTGGGCACGCGACCGTCGACGAGGTGATGTCAGGTGCAATCGTGATCGAGGAGGACACCCCGCTTGCCGACGCCATGTCAAAGATGCGCCGCTACAACATTTCCCGGCTGCCGGTAATCGACAAGAAGGGCGTCCTTCGCGGGGTCGTCAACATACTTGACGTCGCGTCGATACTCGCGACCCCGAAAGAGCGCACGAGCAAGTCCGCCGCCATCACCGGCAGCAAGTCAAGGGTGCAGGGCGACGTGAAGGTGAAGGACATCATGCGCAGGGCGGTGTCTGTCGAGCGCGGGACAAAGATGAACGACCTGTCGGAGCATTTCAAGAGCAACGAGGAGATAGTGGTCGTGGGCGACGGCAGGCCGATGGGCATCGTGACTCCAAAGGACGCGCTGGAGCTGATACTGCCGCAAAAGAGGGACGGGCCGGCCATCCACATGGCGCACCTTGAGGGCGACTCTGACAGGCGCGAGATCGAGGAGCAGCTCGCAAAATTCGTCAAGAAAATCCAGGGCAGGCTGGGCGACATCCAGTCGGTGGTCGTCTACGCGGACAAGCACAAGACCCGGAAATACTCTGTGAGGTGCCGGCTCATGACGGCCAAGGGCGTGATAAACGCCAAGGCGGTGGGCTATGACCCGCTAAGCGCGTCCAAGGAGCTCATCGAGAAACTTGACAGGCAGATCAAGACCGAGCACACCCAGAAGGTCAAGGGCAGGCAGCACCGCGAGTCCGCAAGAAAAGCGGAAGAAGAAGTGTGATAGGCGCGGACGAGGAGATTTGAACTCCTGATCGCCCGAGGGCGAATCGGCTTTCTGTCAGGCCATGTGGTAGTAACCGACTCAAGGCCGACGCATTATTGTGTCTCGAGTAGAGAGACCACTCTGCCACGTCCGCGCAATGCAATCCTCTTGCCCGCCTACTTTTATACGTTATATAATATAACGGGCTTGCAGAGCGGCAAGACGGCTCGAATCTGGAAAAAACGGGATTCGCCGGCTGCTGCTATTATTATATACACAAGGATGATGCGGCAACTGCGGCCTATTCCACTTCTCCGTAATGCACGGTTCTCACGTGCTCCTCCCTGTCCTGCAAATCATCAAAAGCAAGCTGGCACATGTAGCACGACCACTTGTACTTGGGAGGCCGCTTTTCAGGTCTTGCCCTGAACGCATTTGCAAAATACCTTGAAAGAGCAAACGTCATGGCATGATATCACGTACAAAATATTAAACAATTACTAACAGAATAGTGGTGATACTATATTAGAGACTACAAGATACGAAAAAATCGTTGTATTTGCCCTTTGTACATGTATTTTTAGTAAAGCCTGCTTGGCCTGGAATATCGAGAATTAGCGAGTCGAGATACCCCCGACCTGTGTGGGTCCAAGCCAAGCCCGCTTTTTCCTTGTGCAAGGACAGAATGACAATGTCAAAAAGAGGCAAAATAACGCGAGAGATTCATCGTTCGATTTCCTTGAACGACGGTGATGCGCCGATGAACTTGGCGATCTTGTATTTTAGAAAAACCGGGTGTTCTTTGCCGCAATCATTGCATCGAAGCCTGACATTGCCGGAGATGCTTCTGTACCTCGGTTTTGTTGTTTCATCTTCCTCGATGCATTCAAGCACGTTGCCGCAATCGCAGGAAAATGACTGCTTTGCCATTGACCATCATATACGCATACTTTAGATAAAAACCCTGTAGTAGGGGAGGAGATAGTCCAAGCATCACTTGAAACTATTGGTACACACAGAGGCATGAGAATGGAGAGGGAATCTGCGATGTTGCTTCACTTTCTTGCGTGGCAGTATATCTGCTTTGAATCTTCAAATAGACGCATTTTTAACCCTGTCAAGTACAGATTAACTGGTTTTCAACTTAGGAAAAAGAAGAGTACTCAATGAATCGCAGTTAAAAGAGATGGTGATGCCCGGCCAGGGTCAGTTTTTTGGGCGAGTGATAAAGCTAGTCGGCGGCGACAACATCGTAGTGAAATGTACTGACGGCAAGGTAAGGACCTGCAGGATCAGGGGAAAGATCAAGCGAAGGATGTGGATAAGGGACAACGACCTAGTCCTGGTGGCGCCTTGGGACTTTCAGTCTGACAAGGCAGACATCATCTGGCGGTACATTTCTGCGCATGCAGAAAAGATCAAGCAGGACGGCCACCTGGCGGGTCTTGACGAATAATAACTGCCGCCGCATTGTCCGTCAAGCAGCGCCAAGACATAGAATCGCGTCTTGCTAACTACTACATCCCCCTTCAGATTTTACAGATGGTGGCAGAAGATTGCGGATGTGGCACTACTCTGCCTGCTGCAGCATCAGGCATGCGCGGGCTGGGGCGAAGCGCCAAAAATTCAAACCTGTTCGCCGCGCTAAACGACAGGGCGGTGATCCTTCTCCAGCAGATATTTATTGATGGCCAAGATTCCTTGTCAAATTTTAGATTCGCAGCATTTCTTTCTTCCAAGTGGACCCCGGTTTCGTACAAATTCATAATGAACAAAACAGTCACCGGCAAGTCTGGCGGCACGTATACTTTTGATGTTTGCGTCTACAGCCGAAATACAGAAGAGCTGGTGACAGTCGGCATGCAAAATAATAGCACAGAACAAAAAGCATCGGATAATGAATCGTTACGCAAATTCCTGGCCGCCGTTGACGACCTTTACGCCGCACACCCGCGATTGCAAAGTGCGTACCATGCGTCTTCATATGGTTATGATAATAATTGTGATTCATCGCGTTTAAAGCGCGATATGGCGGCCGGCGGCAGTCGTGGTAAAGTAGAAATCAGCCTTCTAGAATACAGAAACGCAGTATACTTTGAAAATAAGTCGCTTCTGGCCTAGAAATATCTGTGCGCAACCAAGAGCGGCTTGCAACAACAATATTTCACTGGTAATGAAATATTAAAGAATGCCGAATTCTTGTTATAGAATGCGTGTAGGGTTATGGTGAAACCATGGATCTGTCGGGCGGATTATACGTAAAACCTGGGTATGATGAAAAGACCCGACACTGCTTGAATATGAACTCGTAAAACGAGGTATAGCGCGGAAATATATACAATCGTACGATAGTGCACGCGCAAAAGAAGGCTCGTTATTCGTATTCTTTGATGATGATGAGCATAAAGCTAATCCGAAGAAGATAGTGATTGCGAAAATAATTGGCATAGATGAGAGTGGAAAGCTGGCACTGCGCCACACTATGGAGTTTCTATCATCGTAGTTGTGAGTCGTACTTTCAAAATTGACCCGGTGGTACGAACGCACACACAAAAAGAGCTGCAAAGAAAAAACAGCAAGACATCGGGTAACAATATTACGTGTCATGGGTAAACAAGGGTTAAAATAATTCTCGTGCAAGTTTACGCATGTCAACAAAAAACTTTCTCAGCAGCAAGAAAGTGATTGTAGTTAGCATCCTGGCCGTCGTCGCAGTGTCTGCAATTTTCGTGGTATCATCGATGATGATGGCACAGGCAACTGCACAGCAACAACAACAGCAGAGGGCAATGATGACAATGCCTGAAATAAAAGGATCGGTGAGCGTCGCAAACGCAACAATGGGCTTTATCAGTGAAAATGTCAAGGTGCCGTTTGTCACAGCGGCCAATACCGCACAGGGACAGGTGGCCAACGGGACCGTGCTTGGCGGGCACTTGGGCGTGGTGCAGGGGTATCTCGTATACACGTTCTTTGTGGCAAACACTTCAAACCAGACAGGACACCTGGTCGTAGTTGATGCAGGAAACGGCCAAGCGCTCTACACCTCTGAAGGCCATACTCTGGGTTCATTTGGTCCGATGTCTGGACACTGGGGAGGGCCCTGGCATGGAGGAGGAGGGTGGGGCGGACCCTGGAAAGGGCATGGGTTTGGCTGGGGGATGTGGCACTAGCCCCACTCCCCTCTCTTTTGTTTAAAAAAAGTTGTTGAGGAGGCTCGGTAAAAAAATGATAAACCAGAACCAAGGCGGCAGGCCACAAGATCTACGCGCATTAAATTGCGGGTACTGCTACCAGCGAAAAGCCGAGATATTCCAGGTAACAGGCGACTATTGCCTCCAGTGCTGGCAGGACGAGACTCATCCTAACGTCTGATATAACATTGCCAGGCATAGTTTTGCCAAGACAGAAATCTATAAGCTCTTCCTTTACCGAGTATACTACAGAGACACTAACCGTATGGAAATTGACCCGGTAGCTAGAGAATTTATAGAAAGAGCAAGGATTGCAATCCTCGCAACAGCCGATTCTGAATCGAAACCCCATTTAGTGCCCGTAGTATTTGTGTTTGATGGCAGCCGTTTCTTTATACCAATAGACGAGAAAAGGAAGACGATCAAGCCTGAGAAATTAAAAAGGGTAACGAATATACGCGAAAATCCTAACGTTGCCCTGCTCGTTCATGAATATAGTGAAGATTGGACAAAATTGGCATTTGTAATGGTACAAGGAAAAGCCTCGATAGAAAATAACAAGTCACAAGAAGAAGAAAAAAGCGTATGGTTGCGAGAAGCTTGCAAAAAATTGATTGTAAAGTATCCTCAATATCAGAAAACAGGGCTGGGCTACCTGTGCATCATAATAAAGCCGGAAAAAGTATCGTCGTGGCAAAATTCGCCAAGTTGAAAAACACATACATACATAATTCATTTTTTGTTTCTGATGGTGATGATGATGCAAGCTTCTTGTGTAGTAGTTTTTCATCTGGCAAATCTGGCAAGCTGCTTTGTTAGCTCTACCATTTTCTTCACATCCTTGCCTATTGGGGAAAACGCGTGACTAAATATTATGTGGTCGACTCCCTCTATCGCCTTCAGTCTGTCTATGTCGCTTCCAATTTGATCAATGGTGCCACTCATAGGCAATCTCTGTTGTTGCTGCTGCCCCGGTGATGAGCTTGGGCCGGATTCTATCACATTTGGATATGTGAGCACAACCGCACTGATCTTTGACGGGTCCTTGTTTGCCTTTCTTGCACCTTCCCTTAGACCATTCATGGCCTGTTCAATCTGATCCAGCGGTCCAAACCCTGCAATAGGCATCCAGGCATCTCCATATTTTATTACCCTCGAGAACGTGTTTGGGCTGAATCCGCCAAGCACTATCCTGGGATGCGGCTTTTGCAAAGGCTTGGGACCTATTTTTGATGCTGGTACGTTGTAGAATTTACCCTTGAACTGAACTACTTCCTCGGTCCATGCTTGTTTTAATAGCTGCAAGAATTCGTCTGCCCTCTCCCCTCTATGCTTGAAAGGCACACCTGATACGTCATACTCGTCTTTCGACCAGCCAAGGCCAAAGCCCGCAATAGCTCGACCGCCCGACAAGATATCAAGCGTGGCAAATCTTCTTGCGAGCACTACAGGGTTGTGAAACAGCATGTCAATTATAGAAGTCCCTAGAGAAATTCGCTCCGTATTGCCTGCCAAGTAGGTTAGTGTTTCCAGAGGGTCAAGTACATTCTGGTATTGAGCTGGAAGAGAGCCATCAGGTGTTGCGACATATGGTGTCTGGGGCTTTAGCGGCCACAGGAGGCGTTCCAATGCCCAGACTGAATCGAGACCTTCCTTTTCAGCCTCCTTTGCAGTATACAGGACGTTTTCTCTTGTAACATTCTCTCCAAGGTGTGGCAACATTATTCCAGCTTTCATATTGCTTACTCAAGGAAGGTACACTGGTACATACTATTAAAAGAGTTTCAAAAATCCTCTCCGGGTAATATATGATGATGACGGCGGAGCTAAAGGTTATCGCTTGATTCCCTCAATTACTCCTATTGTTTTTGACTGGGGATAATGCGTCTGCACGTATTGCAGCCCTGCTTTCTCTAGCAATACTGCATATTCCTTTTCTGTTCTCTCTCTTCCAGTGAGGGCGCACATCATGTGTATATCAAATAGTTTTGAGAAATGAGGAATTTCCGGACCCGGCACTACATGCTCGACTACAAGAATTCGTCCGCCAGCAGGAGATGCTCTTTGAATGTTTGATAAAATCTTGACACATTCCTCGTCGTTCCAATCGTGCAGAATCATTTTCATGATATACGCATCTGAGCTTGGAACCTCTTGGAACATGTCGCCAGCAAGATATTTGCATCGATCTGCCATTCCCATCTTTTCTGCCCATAGCAGCTCCTTATTCTTGATAGTAGATTCCAATTCAAGCACAGTGCCTTGAAGCTGCGGATGTTTCTGAAGGATATTGCAAATAAGATGCCCATGCCCTCCGCCAATGTCGCACAAGCGTCGGATGTTTGAAAAGTCGTAGCTCTTGAGAGCTTCGAGTACCAATTTGGTATGCGTGGCAGAGTAACTGCTCATGGCATAGTTGAAGACTTCCGCATAAGCAGGATTCTGCGGGATATAGTCAAATATCCTGAGGCCAAACTCGCGAATGAATCCATCTTGTTTGCCATCCCTGACCATATCCACAAGATGTTTCCAGATGGAATAGTGCTCTGGACCTTCCTCCAGCAAAATCACTCCCCTTAATGTTTGTGGATGGTCTTTGCGAACTAATTCTCCTAAAGGCGTGATTGAAAAGCTCTGACCATCTTTTTCATTCAAGAATCCAATAGAAGCAAGAGCCCTTAAGAGTCGATAAGATAATGAAGCATCAAGACCCAATTCTCTAGCAATTTCAGAGGCATGCTTTGG
The sequence above is drawn from the Nitrososphaera viennensis EN76 genome and encodes:
- a CDS encoding cupredoxin domain-containing protein, which produces MNRKTTIFATAGTAAILAAAVLAFTTATATSQAAFAANVNIDIVPGAEIKTSDAFSPSSPEVHVGETVTWTNKDTSSHTVTSGSDGKPDGKFGVKADGTPEIIEPNKTQEFKPTTPGDYSYYCALHPAMVGKLTVEPAGVS
- a CDS encoding PQQ-dependent sugar dehydrogenase; the protein is MERDRRLALVAAVAIIVASVATIFFAPSSTTIPIPEPSTGGSSGNSTGGISSGIKVVAENLDVPWAIDVAQDGRLFFTERSGAIRVVAANGTLLSDPAAYINVAQEGEAGLLGLALHPGFMQNHLLYIYQTYTNGTAVFNKVVMLTEKDSKIIDSRVVLDGIPASDRNDGGRIRFGPDGKLYIATGDAKQPELAQDAGSLAGKILRINPDGSIPDDNPFAGSPVYSYGHRNVQGLAWDAQGSRMYATDHGESGNDEINLIKPGENYGWPIEQCDATRFEKPVACFNPAIAPAGMAVAHSDKLGYEGDLLVASLKAMQLRKVDLSDNTAINVLTSYGRIRDVVEAPDGTLYVLTSNRDGRAIPNPGDDKILHIQAP
- a CDS encoding CBS domain-containing protein, producing the protein MKVSDIMVADVASAASEDPVAKAFSVMIDRSINQLPLVDEGGRYAGMVFAKHLLSSGAPPTSKLKSYAVKTQALSPDEDVEKAARMVLGSGNRALPVVENNGRLAGIVSETDIAQTADFGHATVDEVMSGAIVIEEDTPLADAMSKMRRYNISRLPVIDKKGVLRGVVNILDVASILATPKERTSKSAAITGSKSRVQGDVKVKDIMRRAVSVERGTKMNDLSEHFKSNEEIVVVGDGRPMGIVTPKDALELILPQKRDGPAIHMAHLEGDSDRREIEEQLAKFVKKIQGRLGDIQSVVVYADKHKTRKYSVRCRLMTAKGVINAKAVGYDPLSASKELIEKLDRQIKTEHTQKVKGRQHRESARKAEEEV
- a CDS encoding translation initiation factor eIF-1A codes for the protein MVFNLGKRRVLNESQLKEMVMPGQGQFFGRVIKLVGGDNIVVKCTDGKVRTCRIRGKIKRRMWIRDNDLVLVAPWDFQSDKADIIWRYISAHAEKIKQDGHLAGLDE
- a CDS encoding TIGR03668 family PPOX class F420-dependent oxidoreductase, with product MEIDPVAREFIERARIAILATADSESKPHLVPVVFVFDGSRFFIPIDEKRKTIKPEKLKRVTNIRENPNVALLVHEYSEDWTKLAFVMVQGKASIENNKSQEEEKSVWLREACKKLIVKYPQYQKTGLGYLCIIIKPEKVSSWQNSPS
- a CDS encoding TIGR03619 family F420-dependent LLM class oxidoreductase produces the protein MKAGIMLPHLGENVTRENVLYTAKEAEKEGLDSVWALERLLWPLKPQTPYVATPDGSLPAQYQNVLDPLETLTYLAGNTERISLGTSIIDMLFHNPVVLARRFATLDILSGGRAIAGFGLGWSKDEYDVSGVPFKHRGERADEFLQLLKQAWTEEVVQFKGKFYNVPASKIGPKPLQKPHPRIVLGGFSPNTFSRVIKYGDAWMPIAGFGPLDQIEQAMNGLREGARKANKDPSKISAVVLTYPNVIESGPSSSPGQQQQQRLPMSGTIDQIGSDIDRLKAIEGVDHIIFSHAFSPIGKDVKKMVELTKQLARFAR
- a CDS encoding methyltransferase, whose protein sequence is MSDYEKVIDTILGRWRSQILYTGVKLGIFESLGTVPKHASEIARELGLDASLSYRLLRALASIGFLNEKDGQSFSITPLGELVRKDHPQTLRGVILLEEGPEHYSIWKHLVDMVRDGKQDGFIREFGLRIFDYIPQNPAYAEVFNYAMSSYSATHTKLVLEALKSYDFSNIRRLCDIGGGHGHLICNILQKHPQLQGTVLELESTIKNKELLWAEKMGMADRCKYLAGDMFQEVPSSDAYIMKMILHDWNDEECVKILSNIQRASPAGGRILVVEHVVPGPEIPHFSKLFDIHMMCALTGRERTEKEYAVLLEKAGLQYVQTHYPQSKTIGVIEGIKR